CTGACGAGCCGACGGGCAATCTCGACCGCGATACCGGCGAACGGATCCTCGAGGAACTGACGGCCGTCACGGGCGACGGCGTCAGCGTCGTCGCCGTCACGCACGATCCGGCCGTCGCGGCCTATGCCGACCGGACGATCGAACTCCGCGACGGGGCGATAACGTGACCCGGGTTCCGGCGCTGTTCGTCGCGCGCCGCAACCTCTCGCGGAACCGGCTCCGATCGGCGCTCGCCGCGCTCGGCATTCTGGTCGGCGTCGTCGCCATCGCCTCGCTCGGCATCTTCGGCAACGTCCTCGCCGTCGGCGCCGACGACGCCCTCGGGGACATCGGGACGCAGGTGATCGTCACGCCGAACGCTGACGCCGGAATCGGCTCGATCGACGAGCGCACGGTGACCGAGATCGAGCGCGTGACGACCGAGGGGACCGTCGTCCCGCTCCGGACCGACGGCGGGCTCGTTCGCCGCGGCGGCCAGTCGGCCGCGGCGACGATCTACGGGATCGAGAATCCCAACTCAATTTACACCGCGGCCGACGGCCGCCTCCCCGACCGACACCGTCAGGGGGCGATCGTCGGTGCGGACCTCGCCGTCTCGCTTGACGCTCGGGTCGGCGACAACGTCGACGTGGCTGGCGAGACGTACCGCGTCATCGCCGTCTTGGAGCCGATCGAGGCGTTCACCCCCGTCTCACCGAACGACGCCGTCATGCTCCCCGAGGACGCGGTCGGCGGTGACGGCTACCAGCAGGTCGTCATCCAGACCGAAACGGGGGCCGCCGCGACGTCGAGTGCGGCGGCGATCGAGGCGACGGTCAACGACCGCGAGGCGGTCGTCGAGGTCTTCGAACTCTCTTCCATCCTCGAGGAGATCGACGCGTTCTTCTCGCTGCTCTCGGCGTTTCTCGTCGGTCTCGGCGGGATCTCGCTGTTCGTTGCCGGCGTGAGCATCCTGAACGTGATGTTGATGAGCGCCGTCGAGCGCCGCGAGGAGATCGGCGTCCTCCGCGCGGTCGGCGTGAGCCGGCGGTCGGTCCTTCGGACGATGCTGTTTGAGGCGGCCCTTCTGGGGGTCGTCGGGGCGTTAGGGGGCGTTTTCGTAACCGCCTTCCTCGTCGCGGGCCTGTATCTGGCGACGCCGGTCGAACTGTGGATCGTGCTCGATCCGACGAACGCGCTGTACCTGGTCGGCGCGTTCGCCTTCGGGATCCTGATAAGCGTCGTCAGCGGGCTCTATCCGGCCTGGAAGGCG
The window above is part of the Natronomonas salsuginis genome. Proteins encoded here:
- a CDS encoding ABC transporter permease yields the protein MTRVPALFVARRNLSRNRLRSALAALGILVGVVAIASLGIFGNVLAVGADDALGDIGTQVIVTPNADAGIGSIDERTVTEIERVTTEGTVVPLRTDGGLVRRGGQSAAATIYGIENPNSIYTAADGRLPDRHRQGAIVGADLAVSLDARVGDNVDVAGETYRVIAVLEPIEAFTPVSPNDAVMLPEDAVGGDGYQQVVIQTETGAAATSSAAAIEATVNDREAVVEVFELSSILEEIDAFFSLLSAFLVGLGGISLFVAGVSILNVMLMSAVERREEIGVLRAVGVSRRSVLRTMLFEAALLGVVGALGGVFVTAFLVAGLYLATPVELWIVLDPTNALYLVGAFAFGILISVVSGLYPAWKAANERPVDALRG